Genomic segment of Vulpes vulpes isolate BD-2025 chromosome 16, VulVul3, whole genome shotgun sequence:
AGCTTGTGTAGTTTCCTCCTCCTTGGTTTTCTTTCATAAGAGAGAAAaccctgggctgggggtggggagcagggggtgagAGGGAGCTTATGCTTATAAGCACTCTGAATGAGTTTCCAAAAGGTTTCTATGTCACAACGCAGCTCTGACATAAATATAACTAACTGTCTACAAGATGCTCTATGCTATTTAGGACTGGATGGATAGTAAGATTATTCAAGATtctggagtgattttttttttttaaagaagtagtgCAAATGATGCTTTCCcaatatttctgtaatatttcttaaatttctgtgACATAGTTTCCTTTTAGCCAATGACATCCATGTTTGGTGTATGCTTTCTGCCCGAGTATCTTAATATTTGAACAGACCAAGGGAAGATCCTAATTAGTCTGAAgatcttaaattttctttaatgaatgaGTTAAATAGGCAATTCACTCTCAGTGTGGTAAATCAAATACCAACGACACGTCACACATTTCACCAAACCATTTGATGTTTCCTCTAAAATTCCACAATCCTGatatattctttcattctctAATACATGATATAGGATTTTTATGCCCGAATCAAGAGTCTGCCTCTCCAAGCATTTGTCTAATTAGAACTAACATTCCAATTTTAATGCAGATGAATTAAGATCTGATATAAAAATTGGAGATGTCATATTAATTTCTAACCGAGAAACACTCTTCATCCTGAACTTTTATCATCAAGGTTTCTGTATAATTCATGAGGTTTACACTTTCAAATACTGCCTTAAAGATTAGTTCTTGGAGGAAAGCTCATGAGATGATTCCCATATGaagaacacaaatataaaatacttggAATTTTATTGACTATCATAAAACCATCAAttaccttgattttctttttcttacaaaggTTAATGCTGCTCTTAACCTTTAAAGCCATCCGAAGGTTTATATAAAGGCACTTCTAATATACAATGTAAAGGTAAATATTCCTTTCTCATTTAGCAATCTGATATTTTACTTTGTAGCCTGCAAGTGTGCTACTTAATAAATGCTAAAGTAAAATGTATTGCAAATTAAGATTATCCTAGGataattatacatttaatgcaaataGTTTGCACTGAAGTTTAGGAATAGAGTTTGCATTATAGATATTTGTATGAGTTTTTATTGTGATTTGTAGCAAGTTTCTCTCTTTCACTTCACCACTTTTTTAAGGAGTTAAAAACAAGTATAtttgaagaagacagaaaaaaataagaaggtagCAAAAATTGAAATACACCTAAGTTCCAAGAAATTCGGGGGGAAGGAGTTTTATCTAGGAATGCGGAATACTAAATTATATAGGAAAATTAGCAGTTTAAATCCAACACATTTAAGAAGATCCCAATGACAGAATGTCAGTGAAGAGATGTAGTACAGTGAATTGAAAGCCTTGCTAATTTTGGGTACGAGGAATCAAATCTGATGGGATGACCagacaatttccttttctttttttctttcatccgAAGCAAAGTAATTTTGCAATCACAGTTTTATCCcagatttgcttttcattttcaatcttGAAATCACTATCCATCCTTGGCAAAATCATCAACATCAGTAACAGATTTGGCAGTAACCATGTAGAAAATAGGACAAATATAGTATGGGTTTAAGCATGAGagatataaataagcaaaataatgaGAATGCATACCACGGTTATATTCATCGTCATCGTCTAACCAAACACACAGAATGAAAAGAGGAATCCCCAGAACGTGACACTAGAGCACAATGCCAAGATAAAAATCACTGCTAAGTCTGAGCATGACAAAGAAACAGATGGTCATGACCTCTTCtgcagggagggaaaaaaaaaaaaaaaagaataatgatacaAGACACTTAATAGCGAAATTGTTCATGACTGCTAAGATtcttggaagaaaaacaaaatgaagaagccGCTACaggaatgagataaaaaaaaaaaataatacatgtctaTGTTTGCCAGCCACATTGCAGAACTGAAGAGTCACCTGTGGTTTTCCGCTTAACACAGGAGAGATGAGTTGGTCTAGTATATTTGATAGCaggttttaaaatgaatttcctGGAGGGAGAGTGGGCCTGAACTTCTGTTTTTTTAGCAAGTTCAGCCTTCTTATAAACTGCTacgaataaaaaaaaacacaagaaaaagcaTACCATCAGGAGAAAATACACACTTGGAGCAAAACCGAACGACATTTCATAAATAATTAGTTACCACTGTTAGGAAGTTTCTTCTACAAAAGAGTAACAatgaatacaaaaacatttttaaagaagttattgTGAAATGaaccttttttccttctcacttcATCTCTGGAGACTGTGCTAGGTTCCtttttagctatttttctttcAGGAGTGGAAATTCTGCCTCTCCCGGTTTtaaaaggcttttcttttctatgtttcTCGAGAGATGGTCTCCGAGCTTCCTTTTCAGCTTTCTCCTCTTTAGGAATAGTTTCTAACTGTTCTGTCATGATGCTCCTATCATCATCTGCGGATCAAAGCAAAccatgacaacaacaacaacaacgaaagcATTAGTAACAGATGTACAAGATCCttcatatatttaacaaaatgcaGAACAGAGATAAAGGGacatttttaaactgtttaaaaCGAAAAAGAAATCGTTTTATTTGgaagtagaaaattaaaaaaaaaaaaaataatgcacacCTTGAGTGTCCACCCAGAGGCTGTCAGCATCCATGATGGAATCATCAATGGTGGTCTCGTCTTTGTAATCGTCATAGGTTTCCGTCTTATATTCTGAGAGTGCaacctcctctctctctggggAAGCTGGAGCCTCCGGGGAGCCATCCCTGGGCTCGGCCTGGGCTTCGGCGGCCTCATCGACGTGGAGCTCTTTGAGGTGGAGCTCTTCTCCGGCGCGGGGAGCCGGTCTCCTCTCCACCTCGGGCTGCTCTAGGGCTGCGAAGCGCACGCTGTGGGCGCCTGACTCCCCTTCGTCGGTGGTGGTTTGCACCACGGTGATAAAATCATCCTCGATGGTTACCACGGACTCGATCACCCCTTTGTGCTCGCCAGGGCAGGTCTCCACAAATTCCTCCCTGACCCCGGGGACGCCCAGGTCGGTGATCTGAAGGGTGTCGGAGCGGAAGAGCAGCTTGTCGTACTCTCCCTGGGCCTCGATCTCGTCTTCCTCGCTCCGGGCCTCTGCGGGCTCGATGCCGGCGGCTTCGGGCACCTGCTCTGGGACGTCGGAGGGTGTGACAGAGATATCTGGGGTCCCCTTGCTGTCCTCCTGTGGCTGCTGAATGAATTCCATCTGGACGTCGGCCCTCTCGTCCGGGGCCAGCTCGGCCTCTGAAACAGCAGGTGCACAGGGAATCTCCACAGACAATTTGATGGCGATCTCATCTTGGATCAGAGAGGACTCCGGGGACGTTTCCTTCTTGCCCTCGTCGGCTTTCAAGGACTCCATGGTGAGGCTCTCGTGCTCGCCACTGGACTCGTAGGACTCCTCCTTGTCCACAGCCTCCTGGTGCACCAGGTCAGGCTTGGCCACCTTCTCCTTGATCTCCGTCTCGCTGGCACGGGCGCCTTCCTTCACGGGGCCAAACTCGACACCCGGAGGCGCCAACGTGGAGGGGGCGAGATCCTGCCCGACCTCGGGGGGGAGCTCCGTCTCCTGTCCCCCATCTAGGGTCAGCCCCGCGGCCATCTGCCCGAAGTCGCTGATGTGAACATCCACGTGACCCTGGTCGGCTTTCTTTGCAACAAAATCCAGTTCTGGTGCAGCTTTCCTGGAAGGTTCGACCTCCCCGACCTCTGGCACTGAGCTGAGCCCTTTCTCAGCTGCCTCCGCTGCAGGAGGGGATGCATCTTTTGCTGCGGTCGGGGGGTGCTCGGAGATTGCTCCTAATCCAGACGCTTCGGCCTGGTCGCTGGCCTCTTCCGCTGCCCTGGAGTGTTCCTTTGCATCCGCATGTTCTTCACCCTTTTCTAGGACGGTATCCAGCTTATCACTGGCTTTCCTGTCCTGCTCCGACTCCCTAGCCGGGCCCGGCTTGTCACCAGGGACGTGCGGGGAGACCTCTTTCTCAGCCCCCAGCTCGTCTTTGACTCTGCCGGCAGCCGCCAGTTTTACTTCAATCAACGAGAGGTCCGTGGCGAGGTCTCTCCGCATCTTGTCATCGGGGCCTTCATAAAAGGACCCGCTGTCCCCGGACAGATTCTCGCTGTCTTGAACCGGCGACGGGAGCGGGACCGTGTACTTGTTGAACACACAGTAGCCCAGGTCTTCCAGCTGACTGTCCGTTTTAACCACGACGTGGTTCTCGTCGGTGACAGGGGGCAGGCCCGTACTGCCCTCCTCGGCCACAGCCTCCGATGGCACCGATTTCCTCCTGGCAACCTCGGCATCTGCGCTCACCGAAGCTAATCTGGACCTCGTGCCCGCCAGATCGAGCATCTCAGGCAGGTCAGGGGCCATGACGGTGCCATTTTTGTAATAATCTTTGGCGAGGAAAGGGGACTCACACGATGGCTCAACCGGAGCATTTTCCTCTCCCGGAGCCTTCCCCCCCTCTGGCTGTTCCTCCTCTTTGCTCTCTACCGGGAAACAAGGGGCTTTCTCCAGGGCAGGTGTGGTGGCCGGAAGGTAATCATCCCCTTCGTCCATACTTCCACTAGTGTTGGTCAGAATGTCAGAAGCCAGAGGAGAAAGATCGTGGCCCCGACCAAAGTTGAATCCGAGGGCTATGGAATCCAGGCAAGACATGGGCAAGTTGATCGACATGCTTCTTTGCTCTATTGCTGACCTCCCGCCAAGTCCGAGACTCCTGCTTAGCGTCAAGTCGTCCTTATTCTTACTGTGGAGATCCCTCTTCTCCCCATACACTTTTGGATCAATAGTAAACATCCTTTCTTGAGGAGAACTGGGTTCTTCGGGTAAATCGGCTGGATAACCCTGTGCAAGAGTGCTGTACCCTGCTTCTTGCGCTGCggccctgggctggggctctTGGCCGGCCTCAAGTCCCTTGTCGCCGTTTTTACACACGGGAGACACGGTATCCAAAGACTCTAGGGCACTTTCTCTTGTGTCGCTTAGTTCGTAGTAATCACTGCCCGGCTGGATGCTCTTTGTCACGTCTTCTTTCAAGGCAGATGTTTCGAAATACTTGGACATTCCTGACTTATCTTCATAAAATGGCATGTCAAGCTCAGCTGATGTTGCAGCCCCAGCCCCTTCAACCTTAGTGTCTTTGCCCAcaactttttcttcaaaaaggtCCTGGGTTGCACTCTTCTCACTTGCTGCAGCTGGTTCGGTCACGACTTTCTCCAGGGTCGTGGAGGTCATGGCTGAATCGGTTACTGCTTGTTCCAAACCGACAGGGAATAATAATGCGTCTGTGGTAGGCTCTTGgcctttctgttcttcttttgAGAGGGCGTGCTCCATGCAGGGCTGAATGatgcctgtttctccatctgtcaGTTTTGGGGGCTCACTGTCTTTTGGCATGGCTTCTTTGTCAGAAACGGTTGTTTTTTCCTCAAGCTTTGGCTGAGACTCCTTGTCAGTAGGTGTAGCTTCCTGCTCTTTTTTCTGTGCGCTCTCTGGCTTGATCGCCCCTTTTTCCTCTCCCAAAACTTTCTCTGGGACACCTTCTTCCACAGTTGGAATGAGGGCATCTTTGGGTAAGGTGGTTGCCTCTGAGGCTGGTGCTTCTGCCACTTTGTCGGGTTTATCCTTAGGGGGCTCTTCAGCTTTAGAACTATCTTTGGCAGGTGCTGGGCCACTGGtttcttccagaaattttttGTCATCTGGCTGTAAAAAGGCAGGGGCAAAGGGTGATGCTTCTGCAACGATTTCATTCTTCATGACATCTAAAGGAAGAGTGAAGCTTCCCGCCTGAAAGGGACTTGGCATGGGAGAATCAAActgtttcccttcccattttGGGATGTCCTCAAGTACATCTTTTCCCTTCATGGGTGTTAGGGGGCCGGGTGAGATGGGAGCAGCTAAACCCCACTCGTCCTTTTTTGCTTCTGTTGGCATTTCGATGAACCAGTCCTTTTGCTCTTTTGGAGTGGGGGGCTCTGCAGAGAGGCCAATACCAGGCACCACTAGGCTCGGTTCTGTCTTCTGTTTCATGTCTTCCAGCCCGGCACCAAGAGGCTGCCCAAACAGAGTGGGAGgtgctctttcttcttctgtgccTTGCATGTCCTTTGTGTCAGGGGAAGTTTTCGTTGTCTCAGGCTGAGAAACTAAGGCAGCATGTTTGAGGTCTTCACCAGGCTTACTTTGTTTCTCTGACTCCTTGTCTTTCTTGTCTAATGGCTCAGCTGGAGAAGGAGTCAATTCCTGTTGATCATGGAACTCCATCTTCGAGGCTGGAAATAAACCTGAAGTAATTGGGTTGATTTTTAAACAGATAATAGGCAAGTGCTTTCAGGCAGTaagcttaaaattatattttgaaatgacaaatgaATGGTAGGGTAAGAAAACAAAACGAAACTATGGAACATGCAAGCATGCTACCcgtttaaaaattaacatgaaaatgTCAGGATCGAGATATATTTGTACTACTGCTGAAATGGACTGCTGTTGCGAATCAATGCATACAGGAATTGTGTATTTTGAATACTCTTTGCTCCTCTGTTTGGGTTCTCCTAAATAGTATGTAATGTGTACggtagtagaaaaaaaaattcatgtgcCTTCTACATAAATGACAAATTAAGGAACATTGAATCAGTAATATTTagatacaaaaatactttaaGGACTAAATATGAAAAACGGATGAATGTCCACTGAGCTTTTTCATTTGTGTTGTCATTTGAAAATGAACTGGCAGGCCAAGGGCAGAAGGCTAATTAATCCATAGTAAGTATTCATAGTTTCAATTAACTTGATTTACAAATGCCAGGACCAATTTTTTGAGCATTGAAAAGTTACTGGCATAATTTTTTAAGGAGTCATCTGAGATTAAATTTCaggaatataaatatttgctattaacTTTATGTGATATGACCTAAAAAATTGACAAGGCAGTTTCTACCACAAATTCAAAATTCTTAATCCCGAATCATCAGCTGACCTTACGACAGATGTAAGAAAATCTGAATTATATTGTTAATACTGAGAGGTCATgtgaatacaaattttaaaaagagccgATCTTTATAATATCTTTCTCTCCCTGGTCATGACCTTGTGATCGATGGTGAGGCACTAACTGTGGCTTCAGAGATACTTCATAGAAATTAAGtggctctttatttttgtttgttcaccAATGCAAAAGGTTTCAGAGTCTCACTTGTGTTTTAAGGTCACAGGTATTTTGTTGTGGTCATTGGAGCTAAATGTAATTATCTGgaaaaaatttgggaaaaaataataaaattcagtcATCGCTCAAAGAGCAAGTGTATGGATCATCATTACCTTATATACTTGTGTGTCCTGTTGtaacaatagaaaagaaatacttcATGAACTTCTAATAAAGGTTAGATGGATGAAAACTCAAGAGATATGATGATGGTCAAAGACGTTGGCTGCCATGGAGAGGAAATGGTATGAGAAGCATCAGCAGGAGCTTTTAGGAAAACCAAACCAGAATTCATTGAAGCATAAAAAATATAGCACGTTGCGGttgcaaacaaaaacaattctaCCATTTAAGCCTCTGTGTGCCAAAATCCGAGTCTACGATTTGAAAGAAAAGCATATGAATCGCTgtcccaaaaataaaaataaaaatatacatgtattagCAATGTGGCTGGCAAACACTTGGAGATGGGAGGGGGGCGGACAAAAAGCTCACACAGCATCGTCAGCCTGGCTGCAAAGCGTATTGTATCATggcaaaataaaaccaagaatcagCTGCAGCAGTGGAAGACCTAGCTGCCACACAGCACCTGTGCAAGCCACACTCTGCTCATTAAACCTACAACAtcggtctcaggatcatgagaagACCAAGCCATGGAATAGCATTGGAAAGGCATCAGGTTGGTAAGCTGCTGGAGAGATCATTTGCAACAGAACACATGCAAATCCTAGGAAAGACACACCTTCCCTGGCAGAGGAAGGGATTGTTACTTCTGGAGACACCTCGGTGACCTCTTTTACACTTTTCTCCTGTGGGGCCCCTGCTGGGGCACTCTCTTCAGGAGCTATGTGGGCCTCCACACTAGACTCCGCTGGGCCCTCACTGAGGCCCTGGGGTTGGTCTGAGGCCTTGGCAGCCCCGCACTCTTTCCCAGGAAGAGTGGCAGGTGTCTCTTCCTCAGCCATTGTTCCCTCTAGCGTTTCTTCTTCTTAGGGATGAAAAAGATGTTGACATCACGACCACAGAACAATACACGAAATGGCAGAAATACTATTCAAGGAACACTTTCAGCTCCATTACATCAACCTCACGAGAACCTCTTTTACCATTTGGACGAACAGATTAATATTCTGATGCAACGTGCATTATGTATTGCTTGGGAAATTATTCTATATAATCTGCTAATAATGATGCCTTTTACAGTCTCGTTAAAaggctatttattttaaaacttgagaGCTGAAAGGGTTTTATTGCTCTACTACCCTTAGTGGAAATGGCAGTAAGTTGCACACATGTAGGAAGCTTGCTGGAAATAAGAGATGGTGCTGCTGGATAACAGATGGTTATGAAAAGACAGATGCATTGATGTACTGAAAGAAACCTTTAAATTTGCTAGACATGTGCTGTTTTCTCCAATGCAGTAAGCCCCTACATATGAATTTCTGattactttatttaaaacatgCAAACTTTAGTAAAGAATCTTTTGGAATAAAAAACACCCGGCTTCAAAATGAGAGCCATCAACTACCCTAACAGTTTTCATGGAACCCACAAACACTATCTTATTTAGTATTCAGAGGCAAAAGTATTtagtatttaaagtaataaattatattttgatataatttatgtatgtaatatttttaaggcAAAAGACTTCCTCactcaatttattttatcttcattgcATTCCATGATATGGGAGACTATGAAAATTTCAAGGAgtaagcaaaatattttgaaaagcaaggTCTGGGTAAAAGGTAATCTTACCACTGAAAAAAGTCTAAGGACCTCTGGGACACAGCTGTTACCATATTGCTTACACCCTTGAAATACCAATAATTAGTTCATGTATAGTTCCCCTTGATCCTGAATAAGAAACTGTGCCCATTACCTGGAAAGTCTTATTGTGCAATTCAAAACCAAACCACGGAGATAACTGAATGGCAACCAAACTGCCAAAATATCTTCCCAAAGGATGTATATCACGtggaaaaatgttaacaattaaaatgtaaaatgaacacTTATGAAGGCCATGAATTATCGTGTTCATTTGCTTCTCATTTTGCACTTCAAATGCCAgtaaaataaatcccattttattGCTTAAGAAATTAGAGGGAAATATATAAGCTGTTTTATAGTTCTACAAATGAAAGGTTCTTATGAAACATTGTTTAAATGGCCTGGTGAGAAAGACTACAGATGGAAAGGAAAGGGATTTTCTTTTGTAAGAGATACTAAAACTCCTAGGCAAGGGATGGGGGAAGAAAGGACTGCTTCATCtattccctccaccccccatttAGCACTCAGGGactttcatttttgtcatttagTTACataagtaacattaaaaaaattcaaactccAAATTATTATTAAGGCCATTTTTGTAATTACAGACGAGACTTCTACTATAGCTGCTTTACTAATGTCACCCTCTTGGGTAAAGTCTAATCAAGTCAatcaatttattttccaaatccaTGTAACCTTTTGgctttccatttcctcattttgtaTAAATCATGTTTATTTCCACTACACTCGTTTCTCATTCGAAATTCCCcatctttttcttaattgttaTTAAGTTTACACTATTAGAAGGACTTATTTTTTACCATGGgttatatttctcttttagaGTGTCTGAGCCATTGGTGCTCTTTGTTTTCCAAAGGATCCTTGAAGACGTTTATTATCATGAATGTAGTTGGAAAGAATGTTTGTTCCCCATTGCCTTGGAACTATCTGCCCTTATGTTAAATACGGTCCTGTATGAAAATAAACTCTTCATGCACACAAGTGCACTTTTCTCTATTTGAAAATAAGCTCTTCACCTCCACAAAATGTGTTTTGgctctatttttgttttcctttacaaAGCTACCTAGTTAGAAAGAGGTAAATTTCAGCCCACTGCCCTCATCACGGCCAGGTATATACACTAGGGTCTGTTAGTTTTATGAGGCTGGAATGACAAAGGTTTTGGATCACTGCTTTCACTTTAGCCCAGGTATATTGATGTGAGCCAATATTTATTCACCTAGGGGGAGCCTCTGTAGTTTCTGTAGATGATTAAATGATTTGGAGAAATATATTCATTCTGTAACATGCATTCTGCCCAACACAGATTCACgatctttctcttttaaagagcTATCGTATTGACATGCTCCTAAAAATGGTTGATTCTATTTAAGTCTGGCCCTAGTAATATTCTGTatccaaggaggaaaaaaactatATAGTACATAGAGGACTACATACAGAGTCCTCTTCTTCAGTTTGAGTTAAGAGGATATATTCTTCCCCCACTGATTTATTTTCAGGGAGCAGAAAGGAGTCATACTTTTACTGAActctttttgatttcttcccATCCCTTTCCCCTTTTTGGCGTTCTTTTCAGAAGTAattatatagaaaagaaaatacccaTATGCCTCAAATGAGGTATTTGGCCAGACATCTAAACTATATAGGGACGTCACTTTCATATGGAAAAAACAGGCTcctttccctcccaccccacatcCGAAGGTACGCTGAGTATGATGCATGTGGTCAAAGCtgcaggctggggaggaggagcaaaaGGGGACCATGCTTGGTTCACCTTTCTCCTGGCCTAAGTGGGCCTCTGCACTCTGCGCTGGGACACTGGGGAGCACACTAGAGGTAGTCCATTGTGAGCTGAACAAAGGATGCTCATAGTACTCCTCATCGGAATTGGAAGGGTCATCATCAGGCACAGACACCGAGATGGAGGGGGCTAGGAGTCTACGCCTCTCCCCGCTGGTGGCAGGTTCGTGGCTGGGGAACCTGTGTAGAGGACCCACTTGATCCTCAGCCCCTTCATCTACAAACAGACACATAGGAAGAAACTGCAGGGAAAACTGGACAAGACAGACACAAGATCAGACGGACGAGACAAACACCTACACGAAGACATGACGGGTCACAGAGGTAGCACAGTGGGATGGAGGGGAATTAGCCAGACCAAGCTGATGGAGGATGGGAGGCAGTGAATGTTTCATGCATCAGTAGGCACTGAATTTACACTATCCCTTAGGTAACCTTGCCattgatttaaataaatcaaaGGCACTAACACCCTTTACTGCATAATACAAATTATCTATACACTCCCCTCCAACAAGTCAGAAtaacccaaacaaaaaacaaaccaaaaaacccccactGAAATAGAAACAAAGCATTACAGTACAGACACATTATTTGGAAGAAATTCTTTCAAGTAGACTCTTTTCATGCTTCTGTCAATATATTTataagttaaaaaagaagaaaggcgtTAGGACCTGATGCTTTACAATTATAAGGGAAAACAGTCCTGTATGAAGCACAACCTTAATTATCTAGGATGGTCACATAGTTAGCATTTTGGTTAATTTAAGTTTTTGTTAATGACTTTTACcagaaaaccatttttaattcCAGGCcggttaaaaaaaatctacagtagTGCATTCTTCTTCTTGTTAAGGAGAGTACAGTAGCCTAGCTCTTTCCTTGGGTGCCAAAGACTAGGGGCATCCTTTTGAACACTGGTTTTCATGGTTTTAAGAGAGTCCCTAATAAtataaactcattttcttttctttttcttctgaaagttGAAAAGAGATACAATCACCTGACAATTATTTCTACAGAGCTGGCTTCAGATTCACCAAGACTTTATTCTATGTGGTTTCATTTACACCtctggttgtttttgtatttcaaaCTCTCGCTGCATATTTCTCATTGAAATGCTAACATAAATACTCTCATTTCTGCCTTTCCAGTGACTTGGCTTAGAAATCTGccttatttaaatatatctccTTAAATACACAAGGGAAGGTAAGTCTGCTTAGCACTTGGATTCTGGTATATTTCAATGAGCTTTAAGGATGATGGCAACAAACAATATTTGGCTTCTAATGTGGTACAGAAACTACATCTCGGGCCTATATAACAGGTTCCAGGATTTGCTAATcattatgatttatttacttttatttagaaataatttccaaatttccTAACTTTCAATaataagaattattaaaatgtattaaaagtcTGTGTatccaatttttatttctatcaaaaTTTAAGCAGGCAGATTAtagcatttatttgaaaatgtactgTATCGTTAGGGCAGTATCTTATTTTCAGCAACCAAGTGCTAACAAcctgaaataaatttgaaatcgTAAAGGTATGAAAATAATATCTCGTAGAGGGAATACTTTTAATCTCTTGAGCACATTATTTACTGATTGTTCCATGCTATTTTTTCCTGGATGGCTGCTCAGAACTTTTTCAGCCATCATGCTTATTATATCATGGGATAGCAGAAGCCTAAAATTACATTTGATATTCTTAGTT
This window contains:
- the MAP2 gene encoding microtubule-associated protein 2 isoform X27 is translated as MEFHDQQELTPSPAEPLDKKDKESEKQSKPGEDLKHAALVSQPETTKTSPDTKDMQGTEEERAPPTLFGQPLGAGLEDMKQKTEPSLVVPGIGLSAEPPTPKEQKDWFIEMPTEAKKDEWGLAAPISPGPLTPMKGKDVLEDIPKWEGKQFDSPMPSPFQAGSFTLPLDVMKNEIVAEASPFAPAFLQPDDKKFLEETSGPAPAKDSSKAEEPPKDKPDKVAEAPASEATTLPKDALIPTVEEGVPEKVLGEEKGAIKPESAQKKEQEATPTDKESQPKLEEKTTVSDKEAMPKDSEPPKLTDGETGIIQPCMEHALSKEEQKGQEPTTDALLFPVGLEQAVTDSAMTSTTLEKVVTEPAAASEKSATQDLFEEKVVGKDTKVEGAGAATSAELDMPFYEDKSGMSKYFETSALKEDVTKSIQPGSDYYELSDTRESALESLDTVSPVCKNGDKGLEAGQEPQPRAAAQEAGYSTLAQGYPADLPEEPSSPQERMFTIDPKVYGEKRDLHSKNKDDLTLSRSLGLGGRSAIEQRSMSINLPMSCLDSIALGFNFGRGHDLSPLASDILTNTSGSMDEGDDYLPATTPALEKAPCFPVESKEEEQPEGGKAPGEENAPVEPSCESPFLAKDYYKNGTVMAPDLPEMLDLAGTRSRLASVSADAEVARRKSVPSEAVAEEGSTGLPPVTDENHVVVKTDSQLEDLGYCVFNKYTVPLPSPVQDSENLSGDSGSFYEGPDDKMRRDLATDLSLIEVKLAAAGRVKDELGAEKEVSPHVPGDKPGPARESEQDRKASDKLDTVLEKGEEHADAKEHSRAAEEASDQAEASGLGAISEHPPTAAKDASPPAAEAAEKGLSSVPEVGEVEPSRKAAPELDFVAKKADQGHVDVHISDFGQMAAGLTLDGGQETELPPEVGQDLAPSTLAPPGVEFGPVKEGARASETEIKEKVAKPDLVHQEAVDKEESYESSGEHESLTMESLKADEGKKETSPESSLIQDEIAIKLSVEIPCAPAVSEAELAPDERADVQMEFIQQPQEDSKGTPDISVTPSDVPEQVPEAAGIEPAEARSEEDEIEAQGEYDKLLFRSDTLQITDLGVPGVREEFVETCPGEHKGVIESVVTIEDDFITVVQTTTDEGESGAHSVRFAALEQPEVERRPAPRAGEELHLKELHVDEAAEAQAEPRDGSPEAPASPEREEVALSEYKTETYDDYKDETTIDDSIMDADSLWVDTQDDDRSIMTEQLETIPKEEKAEKEARRPSLEKHRKEKPFKTGRGRISTPERKIAKKEPSTVSRDEVRRKKVYKKAELAKKTEVQAHSPSRKFILKPAIKYTRPTHLSCVKRKTTATGGESSQASSVFKQAKDKVSNATLSKIPALQGSSKSPRCSSACPSTSQRATFSDSFSIQPSSSAGSTDRLPYSESGNKDGVTKSPEKRSSLPRPSSILPPRRGVSGDRDENSFSLNSSISSSARRTTRSEPIRRAGKSGTSTPTTPGSTAITPGTPPSYSSRTPGTPGTPSYPRTPHTPGTPKSAILVPSEKKVAIIRTPPKSPATPKQLRLINQPLPDLKNVKSKIGSTDNIKYQPKGGQVQIVTKKIDLSHVTSKCGSLKNIRHRPGGGRVKIESVKLDFKEKAQAKVGSLDNAHHVPGGGNVKIDSQKLNFREHAKARVDHGAEIITQSPGRSSVASPRRLSNVSSSGSINLLESPQLATLAEDVTAALAKQGL